A genomic segment from Segniliparus rotundus DSM 44985 encodes:
- a CDS encoding potassium channel family protein, whose amino-acid sequence MRVVVMGCGRVGAALALALVKLGHEVAVIDRDATAFHRLGANFPGQCVLGQGFDRDVLLRSGVKNADAFAAVSSGDNSNIISARVCKEIFDVPKVVARIYDYKRAQVYERLGIPTVTTVPWATERFLFALTEESEITTWRDPSGGVEVTALPRNEAWAGKAVKRFEEATGTRVVFLHRFGEAVLPSGKSILQAEDVVYVAVKVGDLPKAFTVALGEPKEDDQ is encoded by the coding sequence GTGCGTGTAGTAGTCATGGGCTGCGGACGAGTCGGAGCCGCGCTCGCCCTCGCCCTCGTCAAACTGGGCCATGAAGTCGCAGTGATCGACCGCGACGCGACCGCCTTCCATCGCCTCGGGGCGAATTTTCCAGGCCAATGCGTCCTCGGCCAAGGCTTCGACCGGGACGTCCTGCTGCGCTCGGGGGTCAAGAACGCGGACGCCTTCGCGGCTGTCTCTTCCGGCGACAACTCGAACATCATCTCCGCGCGAGTCTGCAAGGAGATCTTCGACGTGCCGAAAGTGGTGGCGAGGATTTACGACTACAAGCGCGCGCAGGTCTACGAGCGGCTCGGCATCCCGACGGTGACCACGGTCCCGTGGGCGACCGAGCGTTTCCTGTTCGCGCTCACCGAGGAAAGCGAGATCACCACCTGGCGCGACCCGTCCGGCGGCGTCGAAGTGACGGCGCTCCCCCGGAACGAGGCGTGGGCGGGGAAGGCGGTGAAACGCTTCGAGGAGGCCACCGGGACCAGAGTGGTGTTCCTGCACCGTTTCGGCGAGGCGGTCCTCCCGTCCGGGAAAAGCATTCTGCAAGCCGAGGACGTGGTGTACGTCGCGGTGAAGGTGGGCGATCTGCCGAAGGCCTTCACTGTCGCCTTGGGCGAACCAAAGGAGGACGACCAGTGA
- the cei gene encoding envelope integrity protein Cei → MVSLITVGKATNPKGEPWQRRRPAPYYIAVGVLAVVALVAWIVVWPESQPGPSTDCGQPPPGPSVPEQWVKASREQMLKVEPSALADVRVRVLNANGADQQAGRVANELNGLGFRSTADNDSVYAEHKMPCFAQIRFGPSGQAQASSVWLTAPCAELIRDERDDDSVDLALGTGFHTLNHDASSRSVLQALRKGDPVDPNTVSALHTTAC, encoded by the coding sequence TTGGTATCTCTCATCACTGTGGGCAAGGCCACGAACCCCAAGGGCGAACCGTGGCAGCGCCGACGCCCCGCCCCGTACTACATCGCCGTTGGCGTGTTGGCCGTCGTGGCGCTCGTGGCATGGATCGTCGTCTGGCCGGAAAGCCAGCCCGGCCCGAGCACCGACTGCGGCCAGCCGCCCCCTGGTCCGAGCGTGCCCGAGCAGTGGGTGAAGGCCAGCCGGGAACAGATGCTGAAGGTGGAGCCGTCGGCCCTCGCCGACGTCCGAGTCCGCGTGCTGAACGCCAACGGGGCAGACCAGCAGGCAGGCCGGGTCGCGAACGAGCTCAACGGTCTGGGCTTCCGAAGCACGGCAGACAACGACTCGGTGTACGCCGAGCACAAGATGCCCTGCTTCGCGCAAATCCGTTTCGGCCCCTCCGGGCAGGCGCAAGCTTCCTCGGTGTGGTTGACGGCCCCCTGCGCCGAGCTGATCCGCGACGAACGCGACGACGACTCGGTGGACCTCGCCCTCGGCACAGGCTTTCACACCCTGAACCATGACGCGTCCAGCCGCTCCGTCCTCCAAGCCCTGCGCAAAGGGGACCCGGTGGACCCGAACACCGTCAGCGCCCTGCACACAACCGCTTGCTAG
- a CDS encoding RNA polymerase sigma factor produces the protein MVRSLQKARKGLVVATKQRRGAAAAPKEDARPEAETAAAPPARARRATKKAAENGAAAKAKTSRSGGEDELSMDDLEPVESDIDIDIALEDDPIAEEGFNGDEPEGSDAAPAEEADEEEPERASGDFVWDEDESEALRQARKNAELTASADSVRAYLKQIGKVALLNAEQEVELAKRIEAGLYAQERLRIAAEEGDRLPTTSRRDLNWVVRDGNRAKNHLLEANLRLVVSLAKRYTGRGMAFLDLIQEGNLGLIRAVEKFDYSKGYKFSTYATWWIRQAITRAMADQARTIRIPVHMVEVINKLGRIQRELLQDLGREPTPEELGREMDIPPEKVLEIQQYAREPISLDQTIGDEGDSQLGDFIEDSEAVVAVDAVSFTLLQDQLQAVLETLSEREAGVVRMRFGLTDGQPRTLDEIGQVYGVTRERIRQIESKTMSKLRHPSRSQVLRDYLD, from the coding sequence ATGGTCCGGTCATTGCAGAAAGCTAGAAAGGGTCTCGTGGTAGCCACCAAACAGCGCCGAGGAGCCGCGGCCGCGCCGAAAGAGGACGCGCGGCCCGAAGCGGAAACTGCGGCCGCCCCACCAGCCCGAGCGCGCCGTGCCACGAAGAAAGCCGCCGAGAACGGCGCCGCCGCGAAGGCGAAAACCTCCCGCTCCGGCGGCGAGGACGAGCTTTCGATGGACGATTTGGAGCCGGTCGAAAGCGACATCGACATCGACATCGCGCTCGAAGACGATCCCATTGCCGAAGAAGGCTTCAACGGGGACGAGCCGGAGGGGTCTGACGCGGCTCCTGCGGAAGAGGCCGACGAAGAAGAGCCAGAACGCGCTTCCGGGGACTTCGTGTGGGACGAGGACGAGTCCGAGGCGCTGCGCCAGGCCCGCAAGAACGCCGAGCTCACCGCTTCGGCCGACTCGGTGCGCGCGTACCTCAAGCAGATCGGGAAAGTCGCGCTCCTCAACGCCGAGCAAGAGGTGGAGCTCGCCAAACGCATTGAAGCCGGACTGTACGCGCAGGAGCGGCTGCGGATCGCGGCCGAAGAGGGCGACCGGCTCCCCACCACATCGCGGCGGGACCTGAACTGGGTCGTCCGGGACGGGAACCGGGCCAAGAACCACCTGCTGGAGGCGAACCTGCGCCTCGTGGTCTCCCTCGCCAAGCGCTACACCGGGCGCGGGATGGCGTTCCTGGACTTGATCCAAGAGGGCAACCTGGGCCTCATCCGCGCCGTGGAGAAGTTCGACTACTCCAAAGGGTACAAATTCTCCACCTACGCCACCTGGTGGATCCGCCAAGCCATCACCCGCGCCATGGCCGACCAGGCCCGCACGATCCGCATCCCCGTGCACATGGTGGAGGTCATCAACAAACTCGGCCGCATCCAGCGCGAACTGCTCCAAGACCTCGGCCGCGAGCCCACTCCCGAGGAGCTCGGCCGGGAGATGGACATCCCGCCGGAGAAAGTGCTGGAGATCCAGCAGTACGCCCGGGAGCCGATTTCGCTCGACCAAACCATCGGCGACGAGGGCGACAGCCAGCTCGGCGACTTCATCGAAGACTCCGAAGCCGTCGTCGCGGTGGACGCGGTCAGCTTCACGCTCTTGCAGGACCAGCTCCAAGCGGTGCTGGAAACCCTTTCCGAGCGAGAAGCAGGCGTGGTGCGGATGCGGTTCGGCCTCACCGACGGGCAGCCGCGCACCCTGGACGAGATCGGGCAGGTCTACGGGGTCACCCGTGAGCGGATCCGGCAGATCGAGTCCAAGACGATGTCGAAACTGCGCCACCCGTCGCGAAGCCAAGTGCTGCGGGACTACCTGGACTGA
- a CDS encoding DUF3093 domain-containing protein: MSYREQLWVPWWWWPLGVVVSGSVAYTVSLAFRPFPYWIPALVCAGIAVLAMFGLSRQWVEVDDSGELRVGKAHIPLALTSRCALIGPREKSAALGRQLDPAAFVAHRSWVPALVLVVLDDPSDPTPYWLFSSAHPEKLIEVIEHWQNARPGNTPQR; encoded by the coding sequence ATGTCGTACCGCGAACAGCTTTGGGTGCCCTGGTGGTGGTGGCCGTTGGGAGTCGTTGTTTCTGGCTCTGTCGCATACACGGTGAGCCTGGCCTTTCGGCCCTTCCCGTACTGGATCCCTGCGCTCGTGTGCGCGGGAATCGCCGTCCTCGCGATGTTCGGGCTCTCCCGGCAGTGGGTCGAGGTCGATGACAGCGGCGAACTGCGGGTCGGCAAGGCGCACATCCCCCTCGCGCTCACGAGCCGCTGCGCGCTGATCGGGCCGCGCGAGAAGTCCGCCGCGCTCGGCAGACAATTGGACCCGGCCGCGTTCGTCGCGCATCGGTCGTGGGTGCCCGCCCTCGTGCTCGTGGTGCTCGACGACCCCTCGGACCCCACCCCGTATTGGCTCTTCTCGAGCGCACATCCGGAAAAGCTGATCGAAGTCATCGAGCATTGGCAGAACGCCCGTCCCGGCAACACGCCACAGCGATGA
- a CDS encoding DUF3710 domain-containing protein: MSARHVDENPAPRCGAGTRDLGSIVLCVPEGGKPRLVFGPGEELLTAAVLCPFGEVEVRAYAAPKGSRADLGGQWRPMLTDLAESLRAQGLRLFFQDGPWGRELIAVGNGVFRTLIGRDGDRWTLVVSALGPNQTAARLVGFARAVFEGSQVRRGPQPHPAGALLPLRVADPCAFGEFERVDIMPESEPEPFRPRFPDPSAPGANGSAMQRLSALRRSARSCPSA, translated from the coding sequence GTGAGCGCCCGGCATGTCGATGAGAACCCCGCTCCGCGTTGCGGAGCGGGGACAAGAGACCTGGGTTCGATTGTTCTCTGCGTCCCCGAGGGCGGCAAGCCCAGGCTGGTGTTCGGACCGGGCGAGGAACTTCTCACGGCCGCGGTGCTGTGCCCGTTCGGCGAGGTCGAAGTGCGCGCCTATGCCGCCCCGAAGGGCAGCCGCGCGGATCTCGGCGGGCAATGGCGCCCCATGCTCACCGATCTCGCCGAATCCCTGCGCGCGCAGGGATTGCGGCTCTTCTTCCAGGACGGGCCATGGGGCCGAGAGCTCATCGCCGTGGGAAACGGTGTGTTCCGCACCTTGATCGGCCGCGACGGGGACAGGTGGACCTTGGTTGTCAGCGCGTTGGGGCCGAACCAGACGGCCGCGCGGCTCGTCGGCTTCGCCAGGGCTGTGTTCGAAGGTTCGCAGGTTCGCCGGGGGCCCCAGCCGCACCCGGCGGGGGCGCTCTTGCCGTTGCGCGTTGCAGATCCTTGTGCCTTCGGCGAGTTCGAGCGCGTCGACATCATGCCCGAGTCGGAACCAGAGCCGTTCCGGCCGCGTTTCCCCGACCCGTCCGCGCCGGGGGCCAACGGGTCGGCAATGCAGCGATTGAGCGCTCTGCGCCGCTCGGCAAGATCCTGCCCATCCGCCTAG
- a CDS encoding OB-fold nucleic acid binding domain-containing protein translates to MPSATQYFKQLARKLTADPSELDDEEIREEARALGAARACECGPGEIVVLVGELRSVSTCPKSLNVGVHAELFDGTDTVSLVWIGRTRIPGLEVGRSISVKGRLGLKEDGSKVMYNPYYELLEES, encoded by the coding sequence GTGCCAAGCGCGACGCAGTACTTCAAGCAACTGGCCCGCAAGCTCACCGCTGACCCGAGCGAGTTGGACGACGAAGAGATCCGGGAAGAGGCGCGGGCGCTCGGGGCAGCTCGGGCGTGTGAATGCGGTCCCGGCGAGATCGTGGTTCTCGTCGGCGAGTTGCGCAGCGTCTCGACTTGCCCGAAGAGCTTGAACGTCGGCGTCCACGCCGAGCTGTTCGACGGCACGGACACTGTTTCCTTGGTCTGGATCGGGCGCACGCGCATCCCTGGTCTCGAGGTCGGGCGTTCGATCTCCGTCAAGGGCCGCCTCGGCCTCAAGGAAGACGGCAGCAAGGTCATGTACAACCCTTATTACGAGCTGCTCGAAGAGTCCTGA
- the dut gene encoding dUTP diphosphatase, with product MASPYGGSLDAVAFVRLDAELEPPARAHHGDAGVDLRAVSAITLAPGERGIVGTGVAVAIPVGYVGLVHPRSGLAARVGLSIVNTPGTIDAGYRGEIKVCLVNLDPVAAIEIERGDRIAQLLVQRVELPEFYEVESLDETTRGAGGYGSSGGHAAL from the coding sequence GTGGCTTCACCCTATGGCGGCTCCCTTGACGCAGTGGCGTTCGTGCGCCTCGACGCCGAATTAGAACCCCCGGCCCGCGCGCATCACGGCGACGCGGGCGTTGACTTGCGCGCGGTCAGCGCCATCACGCTCGCGCCCGGCGAGCGCGGGATCGTCGGCACGGGGGTCGCGGTCGCGATCCCCGTCGGCTACGTCGGGCTCGTGCATCCCCGCTCCGGGCTCGCGGCCAGGGTCGGCCTTTCCATCGTGAACACGCCGGGAACGATCGACGCGGGTTACCGAGGCGAGATCAAAGTCTGTCTGGTCAACCTCGACCCGGTCGCCGCGATCGAGATCGAACGCGGGGACCGCATCGCCCAGTTGCTCGTGCAGCGCGTCGAACTGCCAGAGTTTTACGAGGTGGAATCGCTGGACGAGACGACGCGCGGCGCGGGGGGATATGGCTCCTCCGGGGGGCACGCGGCGCTGTGA
- a CDS encoding alpha/beta fold hydrolase: protein MTARKPPVPVAVALPGAGSGAAFMSELFGPAAAKAGLPFVPVDPDPNAVRASYEQALDDAAREHGPVLVCGFSIGSHIGADWASRHPDQCAGVLACLPAWLGDPSGAAAAENAKHTAKLLREQGLEHSLRAMQAGSPPWVAHRLTLSWTAQWPGLPSAFDEVSRTAVPTEAALRALSAPVVLGAALGDPVHPAEAARHWLAVLPRGAIVERDFAEVGLDPSAFGHAVFETWSTKFLRL, encoded by the coding sequence ATGACCGCGCGAAAACCTCCCGTGCCCGTGGCCGTCGCCCTGCCGGGCGCCGGATCCGGCGCGGCGTTCATGTCGGAGCTTTTCGGGCCTGCGGCGGCCAAGGCCGGATTGCCCTTCGTGCCGGTCGACCCAGACCCGAACGCGGTGCGGGCGAGTTACGAGCAGGCGCTCGACGACGCTGCCCGCGAGCATGGCCCAGTGCTCGTCTGCGGCTTCTCGATTGGCTCGCACATCGGCGCTGATTGGGCGAGCAGGCATCCGGACCAGTGCGCGGGCGTGCTCGCCTGCCTCCCGGCCTGGCTGGGCGACCCGTCGGGCGCAGCGGCGGCGGAGAACGCGAAACACACCGCGAAGCTGTTGCGCGAGCAGGGGCTGGAACACTCGCTGCGCGCCATGCAAGCAGGCAGCCCGCCGTGGGTCGCGCACCGGCTCACCCTGTCGTGGACAGCGCAATGGCCTGGTTTGCCCAGCGCCTTTGACGAGGTCAGCCGCACAGCGGTGCCGACAGAAGCGGCCTTGCGGGCGCTCTCGGCCCCTGTTGTGCTGGGCGCGGCGCTCGGCGACCCCGTCCACCCGGCCGAAGCGGCTCGACATTGGCTCGCCGTGCTGCCGCGCGGCGCGATCGTCGAGCGCGATTTCGCGGAGGTCGGCCTCGACCCGTCGGCATTCGGCCACGCGGTGTTCGAGACGTGGAGCACAAAATTCCTGCGACTCTAG
- a CDS encoding DUF4193 domain-containing protein, translating into MATDYDAPRRTEGDDLVEDSLEELTARRHDGQSELVDIDDSDPLDAFELPGADLSGEELSVRVLPKQADEFTCASCFLVYHRSRLAEEGSRGLICIDCA; encoded by the coding sequence ATGGCCACTGACTACGACGCACCTCGGCGCACGGAGGGGGACGACCTCGTCGAGGATTCGCTCGAGGAGTTGACTGCCCGCCGCCACGACGGGCAGTCCGAACTCGTCGACATCGACGACAGCGATCCCCTCGACGCTTTCGAGCTGCCCGGAGCGGACCTTTCCGGCGAGGAGCTTTCGGTCCGAGTCCTCCCCAAACAGGCCGACGAGTTCACCTGCGCCAGCTGCTTCCTTGTGTACCACCGCAGCCGGTTGGCCGAGGAGGGCAGCCGGGGCCTCATTTGCATCGACTGCGCGTAG
- a CDS encoding APC family permease — MKRLVLGRPFRSDKLSHTLLPKRIALAVFASDAMSSVAYAPQEVFLVLSTAGMGVYAHAPWIGLAVAFVLAVVVASYRQNVHAYPSGGGDFEVVTTNLGDTPGLVVASALMVDYVLTVAVSISSAVENIGSAVPFIDQNRVLVSVAIIVLLTAMNLRGVRESGAAFAIPTYAFIGAILVMLTWGFAKLATGSPVRAESAGFELVAEHSQLSQAAFVFLIARAFSSGCAALTGVEAISNGVPAFRKPKSKNAATTLLLLGSIAVVLFLGILVLSIKIGVHYAASDTQLVGAPAHYQQKTVIAQLAQAVFAGFPAGFYFVAVVTALILALAANTAFNGFPVLGSVLAQHSYLPRQFHTRGDRLAFSNGIGFLAVAATAFVVAFDAEVTALIQLYIVGVFVSFTFSQTGMIRHWTRLLKTESDQGARRKMVRSRLINATGLVMTGFVLVVVLVTKFFAGAWIAILAMSVIFAVMRLIRKHYDSVKAELAAQELNKVLPSRSHSLVLVSKVHLPTMRALAYAKATRPDTLEAITVNVDDKDTHVLVEEWEDSGIDVPLKVIASPYREVTRPVLDYVRRLRRDAPRDVVIVFIPEYVVGHWWEQILHNQSALRLKGALLFEPGVMVTSVPWQLRSSERRKLDDGLGLAPGALRRGLTEGPGGRPVA, encoded by the coding sequence ATGAAGCGATTGGTGCTGGGGCGGCCTTTCCGCAGCGACAAGCTCAGCCACACCTTGCTCCCCAAGCGCATCGCGCTCGCGGTGTTCGCCTCCGACGCGATGTCCTCCGTCGCGTACGCCCCGCAGGAAGTGTTCTTGGTGCTGTCCACCGCTGGCATGGGCGTGTACGCCCATGCGCCGTGGATCGGGCTGGCGGTGGCGTTCGTCCTCGCTGTCGTGGTGGCGAGTTACCGGCAGAACGTGCACGCCTACCCGTCTGGCGGCGGCGACTTCGAAGTGGTCACGACGAACTTGGGCGACACCCCTGGCCTCGTCGTCGCCAGCGCGCTCATGGTCGACTATGTCCTCACCGTGGCCGTGTCCATCTCCTCCGCTGTGGAGAACATCGGCTCGGCGGTGCCGTTCATCGACCAGAACCGAGTCTTGGTGTCGGTCGCGATCATTGTGCTGCTCACGGCTATGAACCTGCGCGGGGTGCGCGAGTCCGGCGCGGCGTTCGCGATTCCGACATACGCGTTCATCGGCGCTATCTTGGTGATGCTCACCTGGGGTTTCGCGAAATTGGCGACGGGCAGTCCGGTTCGGGCCGAGTCGGCGGGCTTCGAGCTTGTGGCCGAGCACAGCCAGCTTTCCCAGGCGGCGTTCGTGTTCCTCATCGCCAGGGCTTTCTCCTCTGGCTGCGCGGCGTTGACCGGCGTCGAGGCGATCAGCAACGGCGTGCCCGCTTTCCGCAAGCCGAAGTCGAAAAACGCGGCGACCACACTGCTCTTGCTCGGTTCGATCGCGGTGGTGCTTTTCCTCGGCATCTTGGTCCTGTCGATCAAAATAGGCGTGCATTACGCGGCCTCGGACACACAGCTTGTCGGAGCGCCGGCCCATTACCAGCAGAAGACGGTGATCGCGCAGCTCGCGCAAGCGGTGTTCGCGGGCTTCCCCGCGGGCTTCTATTTCGTCGCCGTGGTGACCGCGCTCATCTTGGCCCTCGCCGCGAACACGGCGTTCAACGGTTTTCCGGTGCTCGGTTCTGTGCTCGCCCAGCACAGTTATCTGCCGAGACAATTCCACACCCGGGGCGATCGGCTGGCCTTCTCCAACGGCATCGGCTTCTTGGCGGTCGCCGCCACGGCGTTCGTTGTGGCCTTCGACGCCGAGGTGACCGCGCTCATCCAGCTCTACATCGTCGGCGTCTTTGTCTCCTTCACGTTCAGCCAGACCGGGATGATCCGGCATTGGACCAGGCTGCTGAAGACCGAGTCCGACCAGGGCGCGCGGCGGAAGATGGTGCGCTCCCGGCTCATCAACGCGACTGGGCTCGTGATGACCGGCTTCGTGCTCGTCGTGGTGCTGGTCACGAAATTCTTCGCTGGCGCGTGGATCGCGATCCTCGCGATGTCGGTCATCTTCGCGGTGATGCGGTTGATCCGCAAGCACTACGACTCGGTCAAGGCAGAGCTTGCCGCGCAGGAGTTGAACAAGGTCCTGCCGAGCCGCAGCCACTCCCTGGTGCTGGTCTCCAAAGTCCATCTGCCGACGATGCGCGCCCTCGCCTACGCGAAGGCGACTCGGCCGGACACGTTGGAGGCGATCACCGTCAACGTGGACGACAAGGACACCCACGTCCTCGTGGAGGAGTGGGAGGACAGCGGCATCGACGTCCCGCTGAAGGTGATCGCGTCCCCCTACCGCGAGGTGACCAGGCCAGTGCTGGACTACGTGCGCCGGCTGCGCCGGGACGCGCCGAGGGACGTGGTGATCGTCTTCATCCCGGAGTACGTGGTCGGCCACTGGTGGGAGCAGATCTTGCACAACCAGAGCGCGCTGCGCCTGAAAGGGGCGTTGCTCTTCGAACCGGGAGTCATGGTCACGTCGGTGCCGTGGCAGCTGCGTTCGTCCGAGCGGCGCAAACTCGACGACGGGTTGGGGCTCGCCCCTGGCGCGCTGCGCAGAGGCTTGACGGAAGGGCCTGGCGGAAGGCCGGTGGCGTAG
- a CDS encoding potassium channel family protein: protein MRVAIAGAGAVGRSIARELIQHELEVMLIERDPDHIDQESVPQAGWMQADACELKHLEAAGLENYSVVVAATGDDKANLVISLLAKTEFAVPRVIARVNDPRNEWLFNDSWGVDVAVSTPRMLAALVDEAVSVGDLVRLMTFRQGKANLVELTLPRQTPWTGKAVRQLTLPRDTALVAILRGERVIVPLAEDPLEGGDELVFIALPEVESALREILESQETTRD, encoded by the coding sequence GTGAGGGTCGCGATAGCGGGCGCGGGCGCGGTCGGCCGCTCGATCGCCCGAGAACTGATCCAGCACGAGCTCGAAGTCATGCTCATCGAGCGTGACCCAGACCACATCGACCAGGAGTCCGTGCCGCAGGCGGGCTGGATGCAGGCGGACGCGTGCGAGCTCAAACACCTGGAAGCCGCCGGGTTGGAGAATTATTCCGTGGTGGTCGCCGCGACCGGGGACGACAAAGCCAACCTGGTCATCAGCCTGCTCGCGAAGACCGAGTTCGCCGTGCCGCGCGTGATCGCCAGGGTGAACGACCCGCGCAACGAATGGTTGTTCAACGACTCTTGGGGCGTGGACGTGGCCGTCTCAACGCCGAGAATGCTCGCCGCGCTGGTGGACGAAGCCGTGTCCGTCGGGGACTTGGTCCGTCTGATGACCTTCCGCCAGGGCAAGGCGAACCTCGTGGAGCTGACGCTGCCGCGGCAGACGCCATGGACGGGCAAGGCAGTCCGCCAACTCACGCTGCCGAGGGACACGGCGCTGGTGGCGATCCTGCGCGGGGAGCGAGTCATCGTGCCGTTGGCGGAGGACCCCCTGGAAGGCGGCGACGAACTCGTGTTCATCGCGCTGCCCGAAGTCGAGAGCGCATTGCGGGAAATCCTCGAATCGCAGGAAACCACACGAGACTGA
- a CDS encoding inositol monophosphatase family protein: protein MPVQSSTKKSASASAQDYALLRGIACDVATSAAEMIRVRRAEVFASPGGRDSDSVRSKTSETDPVTIVDVESETLVRESLARLRPGDGFLGEEATGNTEGASETGVVWVVDPIDGTVNFMYGVPAYAVSIAAQIDGKTVAGAVVDVPQGWVYSAALGAGATVSREGFGTRALHVSETESLGMALVSTGFGYKAERRIAQARLAGTLLPVVRDLRRIGAAALDLCLVAAGSLDAHVEHGLNPWDFAAGSLIAQEAGALVRIPPTSARSHEGELVLIATPKVYHELAGVLEEIGALGPIE from the coding sequence ATGCCAGTGCAGTCAAGCACCAAAAAAAGCGCCTCGGCGTCCGCACAAGACTATGCGCTCTTGCGGGGAATCGCGTGCGATGTCGCGACTTCCGCCGCGGAGATGATCCGCGTTCGCCGGGCGGAGGTCTTCGCCTCCCCGGGCGGGCGGGACTCTGACTCCGTCCGGTCCAAGACCAGCGAGACGGACCCGGTCACGATTGTGGACGTCGAATCCGAGACGTTGGTCCGGGAGTCGTTGGCGCGTCTGCGCCCTGGCGACGGGTTCCTCGGCGAAGAAGCGACAGGCAACACCGAAGGCGCTTCCGAGACCGGGGTCGTCTGGGTCGTCGACCCGATCGACGGCACCGTCAACTTCATGTACGGCGTGCCCGCCTACGCCGTGTCCATCGCGGCCCAAATCGACGGGAAGACGGTCGCCGGGGCAGTCGTGGACGTCCCGCAGGGCTGGGTCTACTCAGCGGCGCTCGGCGCAGGCGCGACGGTGTCGCGTGAGGGCTTCGGCACGAGAGCGCTGCATGTCTCCGAGACGGAGTCGCTCGGCATGGCCCTCGTCTCCACCGGGTTCGGCTACAAAGCCGAACGCAGGATCGCCCAGGCTCGGCTCGCGGGCACCCTGTTGCCGGTCGTGCGTGACTTGCGCCGCATCGGCGCCGCCGCCCTCGACCTCTGTTTAGTGGCGGCGGGGAGCCTGGACGCGCATGTGGAGCACGGGCTGAACCCGTGGGACTTCGCGGCGGGGTCGCTCATCGCGCAGGAGGCGGGGGCCCTCGTGCGGATTCCGCCGACCTCGGCCCGCTCGCACGAGGGCGAACTCGTCCTCATCGCCACCCCGAAGGTGTACCACGAGCTGGCGGGCGTGCTGGAGGAAATCGGAGCCCTTGGGCCTATCGAATAG
- the ppgK gene encoding polyphosphate--glucose phosphotransferase, which translates to MDEATGTNDSTVHRGFGVDIGGSGIKGALVDLSSGELLNDRIKYDTPQPSTPEAVAKVVAKIVEEAGWEGPVGITYPGVVREGKIFTAANVDRSWIGTDAGELFKKALGGREVAVLNDADAAAVAEDRFGAAKGCRGTVLLLTFGTGIGSGLLFDGTLVPNTELGHLKIGKEEAEELASSHAKDRDGLSYPEWAQRVSTVLETLEAVLWPDVFVVGGGISRKADKWVPLLTCRTPVVPAVLRNTAGIVGAAHAVTAGAQPQPGYNGPVIAES; encoded by the coding sequence ATGGACGAGGCAACGGGCACGAACGACAGCACAGTTCACAGGGGCTTTGGAGTGGATATCGGCGGAAGCGGCATCAAGGGCGCCCTCGTGGACCTGAGCAGTGGCGAGCTTCTCAACGACCGGATCAAGTACGACACGCCACAGCCCTCCACGCCTGAGGCCGTGGCCAAGGTGGTCGCGAAGATCGTCGAAGAAGCCGGATGGGAGGGCCCCGTCGGGATCACGTACCCCGGCGTGGTGCGCGAGGGGAAGATCTTCACCGCGGCGAACGTCGACCGCAGCTGGATCGGCACCGACGCCGGCGAACTCTTCAAAAAGGCGCTCGGCGGACGCGAGGTGGCCGTGCTCAACGACGCGGACGCCGCCGCCGTCGCCGAGGACCGGTTCGGGGCGGCCAAAGGCTGCCGGGGGACTGTGCTGCTGCTGACGTTCGGCACAGGCATCGGCTCGGGACTGCTGTTCGACGGGACGCTCGTTCCGAACACCGAGTTGGGCCACTTGAAGATCGGCAAGGAAGAAGCCGAGGAGCTGGCCTCCTCGCACGCGAAGGACAGGGACGGCTTGAGCTACCCCGAGTGGGCGCAGCGGGTCTCCACCGTGCTGGAGACCCTTGAGGCCGTTCTCTGGCCCGACGTGTTCGTGGTCGGCGGCGGCATCAGTCGCAAGGCCGACAAATGGGTGCCCTTGCTCACGTGCCGGACTCCCGTTGTTCCTGCGGTGTTGCGCAACACGGCGGGCATCGTCGGGGCAGCGCACGCCGTTACAGCAGGCGCACAGCCCCAACCGGGTTACAATGGTCCGGTCATTGCAGAAAGCTAG